The following DNA comes from Populus trichocarpa isolate Nisqually-1 chromosome 19, P.trichocarpa_v4.1, whole genome shotgun sequence.
taataaaaacatctaCCATAAAACATACTCCCTGTATTTTCCATTCGAGTCCCTTACAAACTGACTTGTAGACCATTTTCTCCCCATTAGTAATTTGTACTATCATTGACTCGATAATAGTCAACTTAATTGTAGTTTAAAAGCCATGGATGTTTTAAGGAAGTTGTGGGTACTTCTTGAGTTAACTAGAATATACGAGGCTTGTTTCTCAATCTTACGAGTAACCTTCATGATATGAAACCCCACGGTTCTTTCTAAGGTATTCAGAGATATATAAGGTATAACCTGTTAGGTTCGTGAATACCATACAcgtaatagaataataaaacaaaattattcggGAGTCCTTAAGATCCCGTTAGACATATCTAAAGATGTTTAGAGATTTATTACTTGAAGATATGTTCTTCTTtggttttgaataattctttaaaggttgggttatcgcaaaccacaagtcatCCAATTATTTAGCCTCTAACTGTAATCCATACGAACCACTAatgagaaatctcctaaattcctatttagaagagagagattgCTATGTATAGAGTactatctctttattttatgaCTTACATAGTGTTTTTGTCTAACAGACAACCTCATAAAAATAAGAGACATAACTTTATATTCATAGGGAATcttaaaaaccttataaatgacaaaatatctattttctctttaaataatattcatatattatttaaggataattttataaatttaatcaattaagtccctatTTGATTATTCTAGGACTAGAGTTACAATCCATGAATTAAATACATCCCAgtgcttaatttctaaaattattttcaattaagtcacacttaattaattatcccagtttaatttctaattaatggTTCTTAATACGTGTGACCCATTAAGTTCTTAATATGTtggtctaaatataaattataattctaaataaatagaattaaataaattataattgaatttattatcaatacaataattgtttaatttatatttgaagattaaataCATTGTCTAACAATGTGTCATGATCCTcaaaatattaggaaagtcataaGTTGTTTGAATTGACATTTTAGTGACCGGTTTCTCagtataattattatccctttCATAAAAAATGTTTCAATTTAGACATTTTAGCATGAAGTGTGTATGCCatttcaaatcatatttgttcgcaacattatagtcattgattatttgaataagatttgaaactcttttcaaatctcattccaccttgcgCAATGATttaacaatcaatactatttgagaatatgtgaaacatttttcctaattcatctaaggtgatgaatcctctcttgatcaccCAAATTCCTTCATATAGTCTATGTTATATCCAATGTCTGTCATTTTTTACCTTTactaagataacatgtaacaaaatcaaaacataacactccctatataagataacttagtgatatcaaatcaaatgatcacttacacaaccgtcaTGTGAGCCTTTTCATAGACATGTGTGATATCTCTATATTGAATTGTCATGTGGGTCAGTTTAGTATACATGTCTTATGATAAGCACCTATATATTACTTCTAGGTATACCTTATTcctcaacttatgagaacaactacttcatttcataaagaaaataacataatatgtacCGGTCTCTACggttttaataaatattcaatatttaaaagagcATCGACCAgaaacattttagaaacaatactttgatacaataagaatctcataattataataactttataatttcctttacaaaacatttttatcccatgaactttatctttactctagattcataaatcaaatattagattcattaatctaaaattatacggatattaaagataaattaagcctttattaataataaatatgtatttatatgattataatAATGCCACGTGTAACCAACCGATTGGTTACATGACATGTTAAACTAACATAACCTCCCTTGTGTTAACCTCTTCTCCTTGATCATCCTTTTTAGTAACCTCATTATTTTCTTCCACAACGTTTAAGGAACACAATCTCTTATTCTTACATCTATGATCATGAACAATTTTTTCATCACTCAAAAAACACAGGCCTTTTAATCTCTCCTCTTCAAATTTCTAGTTTTTGATGGACTTGACAAGCTTAACaaggtttttgttattttgggtTAGATTAGTTGTCTAGTTGGTAGGATTAGGCTTATGTAAGCTAGTTTTTTGGGTGAAAAGATTCTTTGTGGTGTTTTGTGGTAGTGTATTTCTAGTTGGATTAAAGTGATTATTGATAGGGTTTGAAAGTTTGCTAGAATATCTTAAGAACTTTCTGTAAGTTAGGGTGTTAGCTTTTAGTCTTGATAGGTTATAGACATGCTTGAGGGTTTTGGATTCAAAcatctttattatgtttttaatctCCTCTTTAAAAACTCCTAGAAAAAACCACAAAGGCTTGTTTCTCGCTAATCTCAGCCTTgttctttaaaatttcaaagtcCTGAATATAGCtcattaatttctaaatttgtttcaaATCTATTAGTTCTTCTAAATGGTTTTTCTTCCCCCAAACTCATAGCAAATAGCTTCTACAATCTACATACTCCTCTCAACTCAATCTTTTGTCCCTTAAACTCCTCATGAAATTTTGATGTCAGTGAAGAGCAATGCCATCCAAttaataaaatgtaatttttagtttcttaGAAGCTTCAATTCCTTTTATCTTAAAATACTATGCATATTTATATAGCCACTTATGCATAtcttttcctttaaatattGGAAAGAAATGTTTAGGTATGTTTACCTTGTTggtataaattttttcttcattaacaGGACTTGCCCTATAATCTAACTCTTATTGAATAAAAGTATGTTTGTCTTTTCCTTAATTGGAACACCAGTTTGAGAAAACTTCTGTAAGATGAACTCCACCTGATGTGTCATGCCCCCAATTAGGTTCCTTATATCTCCAATCTGAGCTCCATAACTTTTTATGGTATAATCCAATTTCTGACTTTGTTCCTTCAGCAGATTAACCAAATGCTCATGCTTCTTACTGGTTTATTTTTCATAGCATCAAAGGAATTCTCCGATCGTTTCGGATCAGTTACTTAGGTGTCAAGTGCCATGCTTAGGGTTTGTGGAAGATCTACTCTAATACCACTTGTTGCAAGTGAAATTGAGATATCACCAATTAACAATGTATCCAGTGGAATACTGAAATTTAGATGAAGATTTCACACTCACACGACACTCAACTCAGGAAAAATCAATAGTAGAAGTTGTAAACAGAAAACATTGGGAAAAAGCTATATAGAGATTCACTTGAATCCAACTCTTTCATTTACTCatattttgggttgatttttctatgcttttctattttgttacAATTGCTATATATAACAGCTCGTATTGTttccaagaaaagaagaaataactAGCTTTGTCTTCTCATTCCAATTATAGAGAAAGCTAAATGATGTGCAACACCAACTACTAAATAGTGCACATAAGGCTGAGTGAAACGGTGAGTTGCAAGTTTAATGAAAATGGTAAATATAAGACAATTAGCTTAGCAAAACGATGCATAACATAGGCTTGACTTGCAACGATTAtgatatataaattcaaattgcCAACAtattcttcttctacttctttaATCATTTGTGACAGTAAGTGATTGGGGCATGTGTGATTCATGAAGGAAAAAATGGTGTGGTTGTTAATGGAGGATTGCATTGTTAATGAAGTGATTGAAATTGTGGTGGTAACTGtcagaaagacaaaaaatatgattatagagaaataaatcgattaaaatcctataaaaaaacaaattctcacaAACCCTATTGGCAAACAACAATAACATCCTTGATTTCAACAAAACTAATAAGAGAAGCCGTCCTAATAGACTTACTCTCATCTCTAATCTGAAAGGTCACACCTTTATAACTTTTTCAGCTAACCCACCAACCATTCCTTTTAAAAAGAGCTTGACAACCATCCAAGATTGAAAAATTGATCTATAAGAATAATCACCAAGTTGTCTTAAACATATCCTATTTGCCTTCaacaaattgattaaaaacactaggttaaatttttatttgagtttttaagGATTTGtggatatttatattattcattcctgaatgaaaataaattaccatttcatttaaattggaaaattaagttgatttaaaatgtaaattgtgttttttataaaataaaagtaaagtaCATGGTGATTTTTAGTATAGTGGGACTAATAATGTATTTAAAAGCGCTTCTACTTATGCTTTTGagtgctttttaaaagtatttttaactttaagaagtattaaattgatatttttaaaagttttttaatagttttaatatgttgatatcaaaaataaaaaaaatctgaaaaaaatatattatctcgATGTAATTTTAtacgaaaaattatttttaaaaaaatcttccaaATAATTTCACactcagtaaaaaaaataaaaaacagaaaacaagtaCAGAGGGATACACTTTTCATTCTTCTATATCATAATGATTGTACAAATCTCCgagtaatttcatttttctatgCCACAATGCATTTGATTGTTAATGACACATCATTACCATTCTAAAGAGTTACTTGTTAGTCAACATGCACACTTTTCCTCTCTCTACTCTTCAGTTTAGCTCTATATAAAAACAAGCAGACAGATTACTTGCACAGGAATCTTACACAATATAAACCATGCCGACCTCTAGAAGAGAGACCGGTGGCACCTTGAGCGCCACATCTGCCCCTCGGCAGTTCCGCCTGAGAAAATTGTAACCAAAATTAAGAGCCAATCTCTTCAGAACGGACGAACCTTGTTTTGCTTGAACATGCGAGTGTCCTAATATAAATGCAGTACCAGCTTGTTGGGCTGATGACAAATCTTCTAGCTCTCCTTGCATCTGCAAATCCATATCAGCTGATGAGAGGGTTACGGACTCATCATCAGTAGCAAACCTCACTCTTCTTTCTACTACCCCAACAGGTTCCATTTCAATAACATCTGTCACACTGTCTACTGTTGGGAAACCAGCAGAGACACTTGCTGGCTGCACACTCTCCTCGACCTCGTAAGCTGGTATGCTGGAGAAAGAGACAGTTCCAATCACTGCCAATCTACACTCAGTTGATGATTCATTGGATAGAGATGCGTTGTCTTCAGGAAATGAGTAAGTCCCATGCGCTCGATGCCAATCATAGTTGATGAAATCAGCCAGTCTAGCAGCAAGCTCTGTTTCAAAAGAATCAACATCCTGGTGCACATCACGATATCCATAACGGACAATGCACCTGTAAGACCGATGTGCTGGAGGACCCACACGACCAACAAGATACCTCTCCGCAGGGGGCACGTAAGGCACAGGAACTGATTTTACGCACACAAAGACAAGGACACGGTGGAAGGCTGGGAGGTTGGTGACAAAGCGTGAGAAGTTAGCAGGGATGCCAGAGGTGAGATCGGTGAAAACTAAGCCAATTCCGGGGACCCTAGCAATTCCCAAGCTTGAACCCAAGGCTAAAAGCCATTCTAGTGATACCTTGTTGTGGAGGTcgaattcatattttttaatggtggCATAATGCCAAATAAACATGATGCTCATCAGAATGAGGGCTAGAAGGATGGGGAGCCATGCACCCTCGGTGAATTTCGTAAGTGATGCTGAGAAGTAAAGCAATTCAACTGAGCCAAAGAAAAGTAGAAAGGACAGCGCTACAACAGGGGGCTTGTGCCAACAAAGTATGATAACCAGGGAAGTAAGGCATGTGGTCACTAGCATCACTGTCATCACTGCTAACCCTGCAATAGATAAGAACAAGACTGTAAAACTCCATGTTCAACAAATCCCTCAATACTAATCTAATTTCAATGTTGAACTTCAATCATAATGCAATATAATAAGGCTAATGCTGAAGTTCGACTGACAGAATGAAAGTGGTAGGCTTGCTGCAGAAGATTTAAGCTTAAAATTGACGTTGTCCTTGTAAAGTATCAACAGAAATGAACTTAAATTTCCAATCTAACAAGTGCATATGTTAAAGGTTAGAAAGCTAAATGGTACAACTTACTTCTctataattaaacataaaattatgaaCCTTGGTAGGATTAGATGGTGAAACTTGCCTGATGCATTTCCCATGTGCTTTGTGTCTCTAAATCCAATGGTCACAGCAACGCAGAGGATCATGAGCATCCAATTGATCTCAGGGATATAAATCTGTCCGTGTATCTTGTCAGAAGTGTGAACAACCTTCACTCTTGGGAAACAGCCAAGCGACTGGCTCTGGTTTATGATAGAGAATGTTCCACTGATGATTGCTTGGCTTCCCACAACAGAAGCAAGAATAGCTATTATGAGGACTGGTATCCTTAACTTTTCTGTTACAGAAAATTTTGGAATTATTTATTCTCCCCGATAAGTATGTATACTAGTGAAGTACAATCACACATTGTTTGAAGAAATTGATTGAGatcttgcattttcttttccagATTTTTTCAGTGCTACAACCTCACAATTCATTTTGATCTGAATTAGCTTGCATATCGTAGTAATTCTGCTACCAGAATACTAATTTCAGCCAGCATTTCATTAATTACATGCATGTTGAACATTGCAATTTCCTAGGAAAGGAATAATGAAGACGTACCTGGGACTGAAATATAAAAGCCAATGTGGTTTGTGTTGTCATGATGCTGTGACAAATAGGCAGCTTGCCCCATATATGCTAATATAAGTGCTGGATAAACCAGAAAGGTGAAAGCAATCTGAAACGGGTTGAAGAGTAGCATATTTTATCAGCATTGAGCACTGACTTTATTGACCAGACAAGATTCTGGAAGACTAGAAAGTGTCAGACTTACTTGAATTGCAGCATATGAGAAGTGGCCAAGATCAGCAAACATTGCCTCTGAGCCTGCATACACAGTCACACAGAATATTGGTACTTGGTAACTGAATTATGTAAAGAATGAATCATTCAGAATTTCTTTCCTAGAGTATGATCCATCAATTTTATATGATGGAAAGAAGACTAAGAGATATTCTATTATTGGCTTAGCAAGATACAGTAACCACGGAACAGGGTGAGCTTAAAATTGGTATCCAGTCAAACACACAGGCAGGAAAAAGGCAAACAAAGAACCTGTTATGCACAACAATATTCCACCCAAAGACATCCACCctcctttctttgttttcttcaagaACTTGAACATGTAATATGGAGAAAGAGCTTGATAGACATGTGGGTTCCAGTGGATTATATTGTATAGGCCAAGGGCACTGATGCACAGTAGCCATGCCAAAACAACTGGCGCAAAGAGAAATCCCACCCGATGCGTGCCATAATGTTGAAGTGCAAAAAGGCACACCAAGATGAAGCAAGTGATTGGAACTACTGCATCTGCAAAATGAGTGACAGAATGAGTGCTTGCAATATGAAATAAGACTAACAATAAAATGgcatataaataataatctttaaGTTCTACTTAATAGCTTTCATTATGTATATGTCCTAAGCCATCATGtaccatttttttataatgaaaattaaaCTGGAAATGCTAATACCTGtaggaaaataaacaaaactactGCCTTTTCTAGTGAAGAAGAAACTCCATTGATGACATCCAAGTTTGTCTTATATATTAAAGAACTTAGCTGTTTCAGAaagatatttattgaaaattattacaCTGTCTCACTTGGTGTTGAATTGAGCTCCTACATTCCATTTATAAGATGTATCCCTCCATTCTCTGATGCCTGCCTGCCTATGCAGACATAAAGAGAAGGATACCAAAATTATTCATCCAGAAATTTAACAGTGCGATGCTGAAGAAAATAGAGACCAGAAGATTCAATAGTACCATGGATTCTTTTAAGTGAACTGATGGAGTTTTcaaataagaaggaaaaaatcaGTTAGTGTCCCCCCCTcccccaaaaaaagaaaagaaaagaaaaaaagaggcatAAAATAACAGCAGAAACAATGTGGACAGTGATACATTATTATAGTATTGGTTATTTCCCTTTCTGCTATTGCAACATAATATTGATAGCTACTATCACTTTGAGTTCATCTCAGGAATTTGATTTACTCCTCCAATTCACCCATTTCAACTCTGCAACAATAAGCAGAACATATTACTCTACCAATTTCATATTCTCACTTGCATAGTTGCTTATCTACATGGCCTAGAACAAAATTGTAACAAGGACTAGAAAGGAATAAGATATTGGGGGAGACCATCAATCAAGACCACAAGATGGGCAACTGAATGGTCCCACAACTTCAGACCAACTTGCTCACCAACAGAATCAAAATGACCATCAATCAACTTGTTCTTTATCATTCACAGTGGGCCTACACAGACGCCTTTCTCTGAATAATTAAATCACCTTGGTGACATTTGCAAATGTCCCATGTCCACATAAAACCAAAGCCTCTGTTTGTCTACTCCAGAATGATTATGTAAATAATGGTTCAGAAAACTCGGTTATATACAATCAACTAGCATGAAATAGTCTGCTGTTTTTGCAGACAATTAACCTACTCCCATTACAGCATATGTTTCTCCAATGTATTTGGTTTGGCaacataaatctatttttatgtttgagtATGGTCTGCTATTAATGACTCTgcataaaaaatttacatgCTTTGAATCAATTCAGCTAAGAAGCTTACATTGATGATGGTTGTTGGACATGGAAAGCTCAAGACCAGACACTGCAGAGAAGActgcaaacaaaatattttagaataaaatgcTAGTCAATGAAATGAAAGTGATGCTAAATCGTAATTAAGTGCTACTGGAATGAATTTTACCAGAAATTGCTGGAGTGAGGACTCCATCTCCAATTACCATGCAAGTGCCAAGAAGAACCAAGATTAGCAAAGCAGTGTGCAAGCACTTGTGCTTCTCAAGGTACATTTTAACTCTTGAGCTGTTTTTCTTCTCCGGCGCGTTCTCTAGTTTGTATGTGGAGAGTGCTTCATCTGCAACCTGTCTATTGGGCAGAAGGCTAACTTTTGCATGCCGGCAGATCAATGAATACAATGCAAAAGTACCACCTATTAGGAAAATCACAAgttataatcaaaataagaataaaatgattttgatgattgaGTGATACAAAAAAATGGCATAATTGATCACACACACCCTCTCCATTGTCATCTGCTCGAAGGACCACAAAGACATACTTGAATAAGGGGACAAGAGTGAGAGTCCagaaaacaaaagacaaaacACCGAAGATCTCTTCATTAGTATCTGAATGTTGAATGTCTTCTGCAAATGTGCTCTTGTAAACATAGAGAGGGGAAGTGCTCAAGTCCCCATATACTACTCCAAGGCTTTGGTAAGCCAAAAGAAACAATGTCTTCCAGGAATCCTTCTGCAATGCAATTTCAGAAACAATACTCTCAGGTAAGTCAAGTGGCTGAAGCTTATCAAGTGAccaaatttaattgaatttgagtCTTAAGATCTTATTCCATATTAAATGGTCTAAATTCCAAAATTCCAATTGGCAATGCCTAAATGCAACTGAAAGTAAAGATCCACAAAGTTGAGCTCAAAATGCAACTACACGCCTTTGAAGTATCCCAACACTTGCCATGCCCAAGATCCATGGCTCTATGCCTTAATCTTCACACTGAATGTTTTGCTGCTACTGGAAGAAGTTAACTGTAGATCTGCAGGGAAACatataatttgattgaaaacACAGTACAATAGAAAGAGAAATTTGTAAAGGCAATGGTAAGTTTATCattaatgaaatttgaaaggGCAGCCATGCATATCAAAGCTTTAACACTCGGCAGTCCCATTCAGTACCCTTTCCGGAAAACCCACACGCCATCCATACCCTCCATCACATCCTCACCAAACTCTTTTGAAAATGAGAAAATCTTGATGTGCGATTTTTGTTTACTCATCCAAGCGACACCCGCCTCCTAACTTCTGGTAAAAACTTGGAAACCAGCTAAAAAATTGAAGCTCAACTTGTACACCGGAattattgagagagagagattgacgCACAAGGGTCCCTCTTCTAAAGCCCCCACTTGTTTAATCTTACAAACAATTAAAAGGGACAGAAACTGATACCTGACTGTTTCTTGTAATTTAATCAAAGCTAGAAAGCTAGTGCAATGCCTTATATCGAACAGCACAGCCCAATACAGACAAAGATAGAAGGAGATTAAACAACAAAAAGCAATACTTAACTAACCTCCTCAAAGTTAACAATATACTACTCACTACCGCATGCTACAGTATTTATTAACCTcagagctgctgctgctgctatatTTCCACATGGAAAAGGAAGGGAGCACTAAATGTTTAGAATCTTGAGAGATGGCAACCAAAAGGCACCATCACGTGATTTAACGTCAGTCATGTTTGTAGCCATCACTTCCCCCACCAACAACTGTCCACGGAAATAAAGTCGATATTTAGGGCCGTATAACATGCCCCACACAGtttccctccctctctcttctttatgtttttgtctGTTGATTACAAGGAAGAAAACCTTTTCTCGAAATCAGACCTGACCTACCATAACAGgccttttaaaaatcttttgcTTGCAAAATCTTTGAATTAGGCTTTTGCTAAGAGgggcaaaaaaaatgaaagaaggtgaactGTTGCTATAAtggctattaattaattaaataaagggTTTTGCAACTGATTcaagaaaacagaaacaaagCCAATCAGAACAATTTAcatgttcaaaataaatcatcaccAAAACTAACCTCCACAAATCGGCATCAGAGACAAACAAACCCTTGTGAGCAAGTAAAAAACAAGAGCTGAGGATGGCATTTATCTTCAAATTAATGTACTCATGATCACCAGCAGCTCCTTTCATAACTACTTTTCTAGCAAACATCAGCTCTTAGAAAACGTTGACAAGCTCagcttttatttgtttatgttttcttcCTAATTAAACCCCGCTCACCCGCTTTCTTGGTGGTAGGTTTGCCTATTATACGATTAACAGTCATTTGCAGTTTGCTTCATCTCTCTTCAAGCCTTTTTGGGTGTTTCTTGATTTTGCCACTGACTTTACCTCTATTTCTGGCTCTTGCACAGCTCATTCTTCACAAATCTAAAACTACCCCACCCCGTAAATACACGGCACCCATTTTTCTTGGTAAACTTAACATTGGAGAAATTAATATTTGCATGAAGAAACAgaaaatatacatataactaaTAAATTTACCTCCGTTTTCCACGATATAGCTAGCTAATCCGAACTTCTTAACGGCACTCTATACGTTTTGATTTCTTCTGAACGCTCACATTGCCTTGACAGGCTATGCATTATACGGATATTATCATTGATGAACATGGGGCTCTTCACTAGCTAGCTTTGATATAATAGTAACTGgccatttaacaaaataattaagatctATATATAACGCAAAAGGGAGTTAGAACATGTGAAGCAGATTTGTAAGGGGGGGGTTTTTGGATGGATTTGAAAGGTTAAAATGAAAGGACAAAACCTGCGACCAACCGACAATGGCGAATGTTGCTCAGTGGAGACTGTGTAGTGAAGTGAACGTGAAGACGTGAACAttaagaaagtaaaaataataatggcaGAAGCGTACAAAATATAATCTATAAGTGAGTGAACGTGGGCCGGACAATACATCGCAACTTGAAAATCCCAGAGATTCTCAATTAGGAAGCCACCTTAAAAATGCTTCTAATCcaataattaattcttaataaatataattattccaTCTTTCTCTAATCACTATGATTGAAGTTAGATCTAACCAATGGATGAGTTTGAGATTGGATGATATCACCTTTTTCACTATTAATTTAGATAAAggaactttatttatttatctattttaatgAAAGAAACCTCTTCCCCAGTTCATATCATTTAGGTTGatttatataaattgtttttttaaatatttttaatttaaaaatatattaaaataatatttttttattttttttaaattatttttgatatatatacatcaaaacaatttaaaaaatataattttctatttaaaaaattcaaatcttaccaaattttatttaaaattcaataccAAACAAGGCATAGGTGTCGGCTATAAAAGTATAGCCACAGCCCTACGAAcccaaataaaattgataaggCGAACAAATCCTCTTCATTTGGACATTGATGACATCATCACACCCTGAACTCTAGGAAAGACAACAAGGCATAGGAGACAAACAACAAGATATGTCCAAGCAAGACAGGGGCTTTATGTAAGGcttgaaaattaaagaataaaattaatcattGCTCATCATCCTCCATGGGCTTTTTATAGCttaaaataaacacacataTATAGTATATCACacctcattttttatatttattttttttatacttgccttttcttcttgcatttttattttgaaatacaagtaaaccaaaaccaaaacataattttgtaaaaacttTTTAAGCTAAACGGCAGAGACAACAACAATTAAGTTTAACCATTAACTCTAAAGAATAATTTAACTGGTCAAGTTTTGAGTTTGCTTCTtaatgatcacgagtttgagTTCTCTCAGGATCATTTGagtttacatggtcattaacttcataATCTGTGGAATTAGTCGATGTGCGCATAAGCTGGATTagacattcatattaataataataaaaaaaatttaacaattaaataaatatctatatGAGCATAGTTTTAGgcttgaaatcaaaatagaaacattaaaaaaatataaagcaagaAACTAATGCAAACGGGTAtaaatgcatttgtttttttaataataaaaatgagattTGGACTACCAAGTAATAACGGGTAGCCTTGAAAATACAAGAAACATTTAGAAACTTCACCTTAAAGATGGAAAACAAGTTGCCCGAGTCAAGGAGCATGCCGTAATTCCAAATTCGAgttcaaaaacttatttttaagcGGAAATCGAACCAATGCAAGAACACGAAAAATACTAAAGgtataaaaatttcaaagattcTCAAAATAgctaaatttaaagaaatttaagatttttttttaatgaaaaacgcAATCTTCTagatttttacatttaaaaaaaaattaaattttgaaaatttaagtgtaaaaaataaatgatgtgGTAGCCTTAGTCTAtgcaatattttcttgaatAGTAATGAAGACAAGAAGATCCATGAGAtctagttttcatatttttctgaagctcatttaattgataaattgcTTTGATGACTATCCAAAGCCACATTAATAGTTTaatcttttataaattattgctTAATTTCTCTGGTTTTTTGTTCAATGGTAAAGATATCCACAAACCAAGTCCCCTCTCTAATGATTTTAAGGGCAAATCCTCCACGTATGTTTGGTGTATTc
Coding sequences within:
- the LOC7455225 gene encoding potassium transporter 2 isoform X1, with the translated sequence MDLGHGKCWDTSKKDSWKTLFLLAYQSLGVVYGDLSTSPLYVYKSTFAEDIQHSDTNEEIFGVLSFVFWTLTLVPLFKYVFVVLRADDNGEGGTFALYSLICRHAKVSLLPNRQVADEALSTYKLENAPEKKNSSRVKMYLEKHKCLHTALLILVLLGTCMVIGDGVLTPAISVFSAVSGLELSMSNNHHQYAVVPITCFILVCLFALQHYGTHRVGFLFAPVVLAWLLCISALGLYNIIHWNPHVYQALSPYYMFKFLKKTKKGGWMSLGGILLCITGSEAMFADLGHFSYAAIQIAFTFLVYPALILAYMGQAAYLSQHHDNTNHIGFYISVPEKLRIPVLIIAILASVVGSQAIISGTFSIINQSQSLGCFPRVKVVHTSDKIHGQIYIPEINWMLMILCVAVTIGFRDTKHMGNASGLAVMTVMLVTTCLTSLVIILCWHKPPVVALSFLLFFGSVELLYFSASLTKFTEGAWLPILLALILMSIMFIWHYATIKKYEFDLHNKVSLEWLLALGSSLGIARVPGIGLVFTDLTSGIPANFSRFVTNLPAFHRVLVFVCVKSVPVPYVPPAERYLVGRVGPPAHRSYRCIVRYGYRDVHQDVDSFETELAARLADFINYDWHRAHGTYSFPEDNASLSNESSTECRLAVIGTVSFSSIPAYEVEESVQPASVSAGFPTVDSVTDVIEMEPVGVVERRVRFATDDESVTLSSADMDLQMQGELEDLSSAQQAGTAFILGHSHVQAKQGSSVLKRLALNFGYNFLRRNCRGADVALKVPPVSLLEVGMVYIV
- the LOC7455225 gene encoding potassium transporter 2 isoform X2 → MFTRAHLQKTFNIQILMKRSSVFCLLFSGLSLLSPYSSGTFALYSLICRHAKVSLLPNRQVADEALSTYKLENAPEKKNSSRVKMYLEKHKCLHTALLILVLLGTCMVIGDGVLTPAISVFSAVSGLELSMSNNHHQYAVVPITCFILVCLFALQHYGTHRVGFLFAPVVLAWLLCISALGLYNIIHWNPHVYQALSPYYMFKFLKKTKKGGWMSLGGILLCITGSEAMFADLGHFSYAAIQIAFTFLVYPALILAYMGQAAYLSQHHDNTNHIGFYISVPEKLRIPVLIIAILASVVGSQAIISGTFSIINQSQSLGCFPRVKVVHTSDKIHGQIYIPEINWMLMILCVAVTIGFRDTKHMGNASGLAVMTVMLVTTCLTSLVIILCWHKPPVVALSFLLFFGSVELLYFSASLTKFTEGAWLPILLALILMSIMFIWHYATIKKYEFDLHNKVSLEWLLALGSSLGIARVPGIGLVFTDLTSGIPANFSRFVTNLPAFHRVLVFVCVKSVPVPYVPPAERYLVGRVGPPAHRSYRCIVRYGYRDVHQDVDSFETELAARLADFINYDWHRAHGTYSFPEDNASLSNESSTECRLAVIGTVSFSSIPAYEVEESVQPASVSAGFPTVDSVTDVIEMEPVGVVERRVRFATDDESVTLSSADMDLQMQGELEDLSSAQQAGTAFILGHSHVQAKQGSSVLKRLALNFGYNFLRRNCRGADVALKVPPVSLLEVGMVYIV